TTGGTGATGGCGCTGACGGCGACGAATATTTTGGGTCAAAACAGTCCGGCGATCGCGGCCCTGGAGGCCCAGTACGCGGAGATGTGGGCCCAGGATGTGGCGGCGATGAACGGCTATGCCGTCTCGGCGCAAGCCGCGGTGCAGGTGCCGACGCTAAGCATCCCGCCGACGATCACGAACGCGATGACGTCGGCGGGGAGTATCACCGATGGGGCCAGTGTGCTGGCGGCGTTGACCACGCTAGGTACCCAGGTGCAGGGGGCGTTGGGGGCGTTGACCGTGGCGCCTCCGGTTGCCGAACTGTTGAACGTCACGGGCCTGAGTTCGTTGGTGAATGGGACCGGGTTGAGCCAGTCGTCGATCTATTCCATTGAGGCTGCCTACTACGGGGTGATGATGGGCAGCACGCCGGCGCGGATGTTTATGAGCATGGGCAATTCGGCCAGTTCCTCGGGGGTGGGATTGACCGGCAGCAGCAACAGCCTGCTGGAAAGTATTGGTCAGTTCATTGACGGCAAGATGCAGCTCGTCGTGGGTGGGGTGACCAATCAGCTCAAGTCGTGGGGCGGCTCGATTTCGGCGCAGTTGGCGCATGCCAGCAAGATTGGGGGGCTCTCGATTCCGCCGGGTTGGTCGACGGCGGCGCAGGGAGTGGGGATGAGTCGGGCCGCGCCGGTGCTGCCGGAAACCAGCGTGGCCACCCCGGCGATGGCGCAGGCCTCGGCCATGCCCCAAAGCCCGTTTGCCCAAGCACTCATGGGAGCGCTGAGCGGACGCGGCCTCGGCGGCATCGCCGGCAAGATGCCCGCCAAGATCATGCCCCGCTCACCAGCCGGCGGATAATGTAATGCGTTGCGGTGCAATGCTCTTCATGTTGACTTCCGCGCGGCGGATGCGTTAAGGAGGTAGTGCACCATGGCGTCCATGCACTTCATCTCGGGTCTGCCGCGCTCCGGCTCGACTCTGCTGGCCGCCTTGCTGCGACAAAACCCCCGTTTCGAGGCCGGGATGTCGGGTCCGCTGGCTGGTCTGTTCGGTGCCCTGCTGGGCCAGATGAGCGCCCGCAACGAGTTTTCGGTGTTCATCGATGACGCCAAGCGTGAGCGTATCCTGCATGGGTTGTTCGACAATTTTTATGCCGAGTGTCCCGCCGAGGTGATCTTCGATACCAGCCGCGCCTGGTGTGCGTGGATGCCGGCGATTGCGCGGCTGTTCCCCGAGTCGAAAGTGATTGCCTGCGTGCGCGAATTGCCCTGGGTGATCGACAGCATCGAACGCTTGGTGCAGCGCAACGTCTTTAGCCCGTCGTCGATTTTCAACTACGAGCCCGGCGGCACGGTCTATACCCGCGCCAATGGGGTGGTGGCACCGGATGGGATGGTCGGCGGTCCCTACGATGCGCTCAAGCAGGCGTGCTACGGCGCGCAACGGGAGCGCTTGTTGCTGGTTCAGTACGAAACTCTGAGTACCGACCCTGTCAAAGCGCTGCACGCCATCTACGCGTTTATCGGCGAGCCGGTTTTCGAGCATGATTTCGACCACGTCGATTACGACGTCACCGAATTCGATGAGCGTGCCGGCACGCCCGGGCTGCACACCGTGCGGGGCACGGTCAAGGCCCAGCCGCGCGCCACGCTGCTGCCGCCGGACTTGTTCAACCGCTTTGTCAACGACGCGTTCTGGCGTGATCCGCAGAGCGTTCCCGATGGTCTGCAGGTCGTATAAAATTAAGCGAGCGTCGCGCTGCCGTGTGCTTTGAACGTAACCTGCATTCGGTCATTGGTGTGATCGCCTTGAGAACCGAGAATCGGAAATAACGTGTTACATTACGCGAAGACATGACTAAAAAAGAAATTCCAGACTCCAGTAGCTCAACTGCAGCCTTCGGGTAGTGGACCGATTACTAGCTACCGACTTATCGTTCTAGAACGTGTCTCAAAGAGCTATCAACGGGTAACTTTGCTTTGGAGAATATGTTCCATCGTTACTGCCTTCTGACGTGGGGGCTATAACACTCTGCGAACAGGACAAAGCGCACAGCGGAATAAGTTGCGGATGCCGGGTCCAACTAGCGGATCTACGACTGTTATTTACACTAACGCTGTTTCAACTTTTGACTGCCGACTCGGTTGGATACCGTCCTCCGTCGTGGACGAGACAGGTCCCGAGTCGCCAACGCGACATTTGCCCGAGATTGGTGAGATGGAGCGAAAATGCTGAGAAGCGTTTCTGGAGTGTTCCTCCTGACCTTGAACCGGCGCCTTGTCGATCATCACGAACCGACGTTATTCGATTTTCTGGTGCTAGATCTGCTTGCCGAGGTTCCCACCGGCTGGGCTCGTATGGGTGATCTGCCGCAGGTTTTCGCGCCCAGGCCCAGTCGAACGACCCAGCAGGTGAGGGGCACAGATTCCGAGGATTGTTCGGTCGTGGTTGCAGAACAAAAAGACGCGCGGGGTGTAACCGCAAGCATTATGCCCGAAGGGTTGTACGCGACCGCGGCCGCCACCCAGACCTATGCCGGCTTATTCACGAGGTCAACCTGAATCAGATGGCCTGGACCAGAAATGATTGCGATGGCGACAGCCACCGCCGGATCAACTATTCGCGGAGAAATTTCTCACGAACATCACAGGGTTGCGTCCGCGCACACCTCATCAAAGCCCAGCTACGCGGCCAAGCACCTGGAGATCTTCGAATCCTGATCGCCAGAAAAGTGCCTGGCAGGCCATCGATTTCAGTCAAAGTGAATCATCGAGGAGAAATCGAGAGCACAACCGCCTGGCAGAGCAAAATCAAAGCTACCGGCTTACGATCGGAGAACTAGCGGGATGCGCAACTAAAGTTAGTGACCCCCAATGGACACCTTATTGGTTGTAGTTGTCACGGTTGTTTCGCAATGAAATATTTGGCTGCGAGCCATGGTTTGCCATCCGTAACAAAGTCCTAGTTCGAGCTGCATCTTTCGATCTATTGGCGGATTGCGGAGTGTCGAATCTTGTGATGGATTGGCGTATGTTGGCCGAAAGTGCCAGCACTTAACTTTCTCTCAGGTAGGTTTTGGCTCGTCCGCATAGGCAATCTTCAAAGGAGACGTCGTGCAGCTCGCAGCTCGCCCCTACCTCACCGCCGGTGTAGCCCTCGCCGGCGCCGGCATCATCGCCGCACCCCCTGTGGCCCAACACCTGCCTGAAATTCAGGCGTCTGAGGTGCGCCTCGCCAACGCAGAGGAGAGCATCACTGACTTGTTCTCAGGGGCGGCGAACGGCGCCGCTAACCTCGCTAGCGCAGCCTCGGCGGCCGACGTGCCGGGGAGCCTGTTCAGCCCCCTGGCGGCCGCCGCGGGCAGCGATCCGTACTTCGTCAACCCGCTCCAAACCTGGGTCGACGTTTTCGCGAACTCGGCCGCCAACCTGCAGACGATCGGCGCCGACTGGGCCAACATTCCCGCGGTGCTCGCGCAACAGGTCGCCGCGAACTGGATCGAGTACGCGAACCTTTACGTCGGCGCGTACCAGGCTGCCGCGAATGGCGCCGTCAACTTCTACACGTCAGTGGCGGTCCACGGCACGCCGACCACCTTTTGGCCGCTAATGACGACGATATTGTCTGATTTCCAGACGGGCGACCTTATCAACGCGTTTGAGGACCTCGGCTACGCCCTGATTCAGGGCCCAATCCAACAAATTTTTGAGCCGATGGAACAGACCCTGAACATCCCGGTAGATATCACACAGAATATCGCGACCACTACTAGCAATCTCATCGGTACTCAACTCACCAGCGGCATCTCGGCTCTTGGTGCCTCCCTAGAGGTCGGGGCGATTCCGTCTTTCTTTGAGGGTCTGGGCGCTGGCCTTCAACCTGCTTACGATGCGTTCGCCGCCGGGGACTTCCCCGGCGGGGTGCTCAACGTACTCAATACCCCGGGTGTGGCAGTGGACTATTTGCTCAACGGAGTGCCAGGCGGCGGGGCCACGGGTCTGCTCAGCCCCGAAAATGGTTCCGTAGATATAGATAGTGGTCTGCTTTCGGTCTTGGTGAACTACATCCCCCAACAGCTGGCAGCGGCAATCCCGGTTTCCGGTGCGGCCAACATCACTGAAGGCGGCAGTCTCGCCACGGGGTGGGGGGCATTCGTGAACCAATTGATCAACGGTTGGCCACAGGCGAACCAAATCGTCGACAATATCGTTGCTCTCATCAACTATCTTTCCCCGGCCGACTTCGGAAACGCGGCGGCGGCTGTCGGCGCTCTGCCGATCGACGTCGCGGGCATAGCCCCATCCATCGCGGCCGATCTCTCCGGCTTGCTGCCGTCGATCGCGACAGGCATTGCCGGGACGTTGCCGACCGAACTCGGGACATTGGCGGCCAATATCTTGACATCGCTGCTCTGAGGGTTCGTTAGGCGTACACGGTCGTCGCAACACTTTCCATGTGGGAGGTTGCGGCGACCGTGTCCTTTTTTGGGGGGTTGTACTGGAATTTGGGGATCCGCCGGCGAAGCTCGTTGGCGGGTCCCTTCTGATCAAATTAAGGATTGGCCTGAGTATCGGGAACTCGCCACGTCGCTGCTGGTGTTCACGTCGGGGATGTAGCTGCAACTACTTTCGGCACGTCGTGGCCAAACACACCATGAGCTTTCGGGAAGCTTTTGTGGCACAGGTTGATTCGCTTGGTAATGGAAACTGCACCACTGGAATTTAAGGCACATCAACACCTCAACACGACACCATGCCGGCCGGTGGACGCACGGTGGACTGAGCCGGACTATTTAACCTTCGCCAAGGTCCCGATCGTCCGACACCGG
The nucleotide sequence above comes from Mycobacterium malmoense. Encoded proteins:
- a CDS encoding PPE family protein, coding for MFFSFFPPEINSGLMYAGPGSGPLVEAAAAWDGLATDLYSTAASYQSVIANLSSGWSGPSAMAMASAAVPYVSWMSTTAAAAAEAGAQANAAVGAYEAAFAMTVPPAEIAINRALVMALTATNILGQNSPAIAALEAQYAEMWAQDVAAMNGYAVSAQAAVQVPTLSIPPTITNAMTSAGSITDGASVLAALTTLGTQVQGALGALTVAPPVAELLNVTGLSSLVNGTGLSQSSIYSIEAAYYGVMMGSTPARMFMSMGNSASSSGVGLTGSSNSLLESIGQFIDGKMQLVVGGVTNQLKSWGGSISAQLAHASKIGGLSIPPGWSTAAQGVGMSRAAPVLPETSVATPAMAQASAMPQSPFAQALMGALSGRGLGGIAGKMPAKIMPRSPAGG
- a CDS encoding sulfotransferase family protein gives rise to the protein MHFISGLPRSGSTLLAALLRQNPRFEAGMSGPLAGLFGALLGQMSARNEFSVFIDDAKRERILHGLFDNFYAECPAEVIFDTSRAWCAWMPAIARLFPESKVIACVRELPWVIDSIERLVQRNVFSPSSIFNYEPGGTVYTRANGVVAPDGMVGGPYDALKQACYGAQRERLLLVQYETLSTDPVKALHAIYAFIGEPVFEHDFDHVDYDVTEFDERAGTPGLHTVRGTVKAQPRATLLPPDLFNRFVNDAFWRDPQSVPDGLQVV